The proteins below are encoded in one region of Paenibacillus sp. YYML68:
- a CDS encoding cation diffusion facilitator family transporter → MTEERYKQASVGMWIGIGVNVVLTLIKAAAGIMAQSKALLADAVHSASDVVGSIAVLIGLRTAKLPPDEDHPYGHGKAEPIAAIVLSVLLMVAGLEVGITTVKVFLEGVEGPPKSLALIVIVLSIVVKEIMFQYKYRLGQRLSSQALIASAWEHRSDVYSSIAAFVGIGGAMAGAYFGVPGMYYLDPIAGLLVAVLIIRMGYRIMMDAAHRTMDHVLHQEDAKDLLDTVQRIKGVISIDDLRAREHGHYVIVDVKISVNPKISIFEGHEIAKTVKQTLMKRFIHVSDVFVHVNPYDPGYPYKNEGLEHDDLPTLLH, encoded by the coding sequence ATGACAGAGGAACGATATAAACAGGCGTCAGTCGGCATGTGGATTGGTATAGGAGTGAACGTCGTCTTGACGCTGATCAAAGCGGCTGCAGGCATTATGGCGCAAAGTAAGGCTTTGCTTGCTGATGCTGTCCATTCAGCCTCCGATGTCGTTGGCTCCATTGCAGTTCTGATCGGACTTCGTACCGCGAAGCTGCCTCCTGACGAGGATCATCCGTACGGTCACGGCAAGGCGGAGCCCATCGCGGCTATTGTCTTGTCCGTTCTCCTCATGGTAGCAGGGCTTGAGGTCGGCATTACAACAGTGAAGGTGTTTTTGGAGGGAGTAGAAGGCCCACCGAAGAGCTTGGCTTTAATTGTCATCGTTCTATCTATTGTCGTGAAGGAAATTATGTTTCAATATAAGTATAGGCTCGGTCAGCGGCTGTCCAGCCAAGCGTTGATCGCTAGCGCCTGGGAGCACCGCTCAGACGTCTACTCGTCCATCGCCGCTTTCGTTGGTATTGGCGGTGCAATGGCGGGCGCTTATTTTGGCGTGCCGGGCATGTATTATCTCGATCCGATTGCAGGCTTGCTCGTTGCAGTGCTGATCATCCGTATGGGCTATCGCATCATGATGGACGCGGCTCATCGTACGATGGATCACGTTCTGCACCAAGAGGATGCGAAGGATCTGCTCGATACGGTGCAGCGGATCAAGGGTGTTATCTCGATTGACGATCTGCGGGCGAGAGAGCACGGGCATTACGTCATTGTAGATGTCAAAATCAGCGTGAATCCGAAAATTTCGATATTCGAAGGTCATGAGATCGCCAAAACGGTGAAGCAGACGTTGATGAAGCGCTTCATCCATGTATCGGACGTGTTCGTACACGTGAATCCTTACGACCCGGGCTATCCATATAAGAATGAAGGTCTCGAACACGATGATTTGCCGACGCTGCTGCACTAA